The candidate division KSB1 bacterium genome window below encodes:
- a CDS encoding glucose 1-dehydrogenase yields MQQNTRFDLTGKVALITGASKGIGAAIARGLAECGARVVVSSRKLEAVEAVAQTLRQAGHQAAALAAHLGRMEEARALVDQAQALFGGLDILVNNAAISPVLGPLLSLEEGLFDKIMAVNVKGPLELCKRAHPVLAKRGGGAIINLASVGALSPEPLLGLYSASKAALVTLTKVMAREWGRDGIRVNAICPGLIKTRFSAALWQNEEIAGRVLQQQAIPRLGVPEDVVGLAIFLATDAAALCTGGVYLVDGGYTI; encoded by the coding sequence ATGCAACAGAACACGCGATTCGATCTGACCGGCAAGGTGGCCTTGATCACCGGTGCCAGCAAAGGTATCGGTGCGGCGATTGCCCGTGGTCTGGCGGAGTGTGGCGCCCGCGTCGTGGTGAGCAGCCGCAAACTGGAGGCCGTGGAAGCAGTGGCGCAAACCCTGCGGCAGGCCGGTCACCAGGCAGCCGCCCTGGCCGCGCACCTGGGGCGAATGGAGGAAGCTCGCGCTTTAGTGGATCAGGCGCAGGCGCTGTTCGGCGGGCTCGATATCCTCGTCAACAACGCCGCCATCAGTCCAGTGCTGGGGCCGTTGCTCAGCCTGGAGGAGGGTCTGTTCGACAAGATCATGGCGGTGAACGTCAAGGGGCCATTGGAATTGTGCAAGCGGGCGCATCCGGTGCTGGCAAAACGCGGTGGGGGCGCCATCATCAATCTCGCCAGTGTGGGCGCGCTTTCGCCCGAGCCGCTGCTCGGCCTCTACAGCGCGAGCAAGGCGGCGCTGGTCACCTTGACAAAGGTGATGGCACGCGAATGGGGCAGGGATGGCATTCGCGTCAACGCCATCTGCCCGGGGCTGATCAAAACCCGCTTCAGCGCCGCTCTCTGGCAGAATGAGGAGATCGCCGGGCGGGTATTGCAGCAGCAGGCGATTCCGCGGTTGGGAGTGCCGGAAGACGTGGTTGGGCTTGCGATCTTTCTGGCCACGGACGCCGCGGCGCTCTGCACCGGCGGCGTGTATCTGGTGGATGGCGGCTACACGATTTAA